The following coding sequences lie in one Mycoplasma tauri genomic window:
- a CDS encoding MAG2960 family serine endopeptidase lipoprotein: protein MKLKHYHLLPLATLIPLVASCNLSKKETESQKSNPSDSNISQQEGIKNETSKLTEKEEMRESDSKDRIDNKKTDSQSSKQTSKKDKDLANSKVDTQSPKKTDQKEKDPTNKEISQEKPENNNNNNKPDIEKDNSTNEEDKLIEKIDKNQHFSGNKHFIPISQILKNTPYKVLQQTNDYKEALTNIDKYLRTGNHNNPIDFVNDIDQNKRDKFWEYTKNIGVYGNYGNNDTEKVDFFNPSISSDGMIKQKYLDEFSNDDIQGAQIINPDLSEVIKNNPFGFLPSNLSQLFYYASLDSISKLLKVKNIIDIKSQFDDTEGKFELLIKNNNHNKFHLSIDSKSNPELKKDDNFYRYIYDRSFMISINTFGWHWDPYSNDSKSGLKSNNGGGTMWVMDRIINPEAEAKGYWELLVATNIHVFGLRDTFDKSLYFNENISKRRESEWNAGFGYVNNANSERNLKYFMATRGGNTKLLNDQNYVKTQDNGSYYPAFSAYDQYLDAPYYTPRYYATGFYDSDAVAGAQNLEKYEQNPRIRSTKNAGADFVLLRLKIRKELLSTILPKLDEIIGTEQEKDWHIGVGKNELFNPIKTQFYGGYPVDVNEYFEPIYNKSPYFRFKYNKSTGGIINAQTRRIFKDNFQSLWVRYNKEENEDWNGYRDNYKKYEKPFIEGEHGMPKTVLAQHSQLYTYAPYDERFKLLGPGSSGSMAIDSSFNLIGINYLFTRDDHYKTYTNAISLMEGHSTYYDNFDGNLRTDIKNKLIKDNVTTVKINPKNN, encoded by the coding sequence ATGAAATTAAAACATTACCATTTATTGCCTTTAGCAACATTAATACCACTTGTTGCTTCATGTAATTTATCAAAAAAAGAAACAGAATCACAAAAAAGTAACCCTTCTGACTCTAATATTTCTCAACAAGAAGGAATTAAAAACGAAACAAGCAAACTAACCGAAAAAGAAGAAATGCGTGAAAGCGATTCTAAGGATAGAATAGATAATAAAAAAACTGATTCCCAAAGCTCTAAGCAAACAAGTAAAAAAGATAAAGATTTAGCTAATAGTAAAGTTGATACCCAAAGTCCTAAGAAAACAGACCAAAAAGAAAAAGACCCAACAAATAAAGAAATATCACAGGAAAAACCAGAGAATAATAATAATAATAATAAACCAGATATTGAAAAAGATAATTCAACAAATGAAGAAGATAAATTAATTGAAAAAATAGATAAAAATCAGCATTTTTCAGGCAACAAGCATTTTATTCCAATAAGTCAAATTTTAAAAAATACACCATACAAAGTATTACAACAAACAAATGATTATAAAGAAGCGCTTACTAATATAGACAAGTATTTACGAACTGGGAATCATAATAATCCAATTGATTTTGTAAATGATATTGATCAAAATAAAAGAGATAAATTTTGAGAATATACCAAGAATATAGGTGTATATGGAAATTATGGAAACAATGATACAGAAAAGGTTGACTTTTTTAATCCTTCGATATCTTCTGATGGAATGATTAAACAAAAATACTTGGATGAATTTAGCAATGATGATATTCAAGGAGCTCAAATAATAAATCCAGATTTATCAGAAGTTATAAAAAATAATCCATTTGGTTTTTTGCCTTCTAATCTAAGCCAATTATTCTATTATGCAAGTTTAGATTCAATTTCAAAGCTTTTAAAAGTTAAAAACATTATTGATATTAAATCACAATTTGATGATACTGAAGGAAAGTTTGAATTACTAATAAAAAATAATAATCATAATAAGTTTCATTTGTCTATAGATAGTAAATCAAATCCAGAATTAAAAAAAGATGATAATTTTTATAGATATATTTATGATAGAAGCTTTATGATATCAATCAATACATTTGGATGACATTGGGATCCATATTCAAATGATAGTAAGAGTGGCTTAAAAAGTAATAATGGAGGTGGAACAATGTGAGTAATGGACAGAATTATCAATCCTGAAGCTGAGGCAAAAGGGTATTGAGAATTACTTGTTGCTACTAACATTCATGTTTTTGGGCTTCGTGATACTTTTGATAAATCACTTTATTTCAATGAAAATATTTCAAAAAGACGTGAAAGTGAGTGAAATGCAGGTTTTGGTTATGTAAATAATGCAAACTCAGAACGTAATTTAAAATATTTTATGGCCACTAGAGGTGGAAATACTAAACTCTTAAATGATCAAAACTATGTAAAAACACAAGATAATGGATCATATTATCCAGCTTTTAGTGCTTATGATCAATATTTAGATGCTCCTTATTACACTCCTAGATATTATGCAACTGGTTTTTATGACAGTGATGCTGTTGCTGGCGCGCAAAATTTAGAAAAATATGAGCAAAATCCTAGAATTAGATCAACAAAAAATGCTGGCGCAGATTTTGTTCTTTTGAGATTAAAAATTAGAAAAGAATTATTGTCAACAATATTGCCAAAGTTAGATGAAATTATTGGCACTGAACAAGAAAAAGATTGACATATTGGAGTTGGTAAAAATGAACTATTTAATCCTATAAAAACGCAATTTTATGGTGGTTATCCTGTTGATGTTAATGAGTATTTTGAACCAATTTATAACAAATCTCCTTATTTCAGATTTAAGTATAACAAGTCAACAGGTGGCATTATTAATGCACAAACTCGTAGAATTTTTAAAGATAATTTTCAATCTTTATGAGTTAGATACAATAAAGAAGAAAATGAAGATTGAAATGGATATAGAGATAATTATAAAAAATACGAAAAGCCATTTATTGAAGGTGAACACGGAATGCCTAAGACTGTTTTAGCACAACACTCACAACTTTATACATATGCACCTTATGACGAAAGATTTAAGCTTTTAGGTCCTGGGTCTTCTGGTTCTATGGCTATTGATTCTAGTTTCAATTTAATTGGCATTAACTACTTATTTACACGTGATGATCATTATAAAACGTATACAAATGCTATATCCTTAATGGAAGGCCATAGTACTTATTATGATAATTTTGATGGAAATTTAAGAACTGATATTAAAAATAAATTAATCAAAGATAATGTAACAACTGTCAAAATTAATCCAAAAAATAATTAA
- a CDS encoding variable surface lipoprotein — MKKSKLFIGTLSISTLAFPLVALSCGKQEEMKPEKGTTEAKPSDSGKTQETPAPSTPGTTDQTQAAIKAVLVGPQDVAMQDGFSLDESLTLDVDNAIVTILDENWVNNLATDKKNSKKFIQYSYSSKSFHGKWERSQKWYQGTKLFQIKGIDDINQAISADDVFYTNNKTNKTITSSRMYANIEGNKYTFKFRLYNHKEKKISKNVYSFTVEAK, encoded by the coding sequence ATGAAAAAATCAAAATTATTCATTGGAACATTATCTATTAGTACATTAGCATTTCCATTAGTTGCATTAAGCTGTGGAAAACAAGAAGAAATGAAACCTGAAAAAGGAACAACTGAAGCAAAACCATCAGATTCAGGAAAAACTCAAGAAACACCTGCTCCATCTACTCCTGGAACAACTGACCAAACACAAGCAGCTATCAAGGCCGTTCTTGTTGGACCACAAGATGTTGCTATGCAAGATGGTTTCAGTTTAGATGAATCATTAACTTTAGATGTTGACAATGCAATTGTTACTATTTTAGATGAAAATTGAGTAAATAATTTAGCAACTGATAAAAAAAATAGTAAAAAATTCATTCAATATTCATATTCTTCAAAAAGTTTTCATGGTAAATGAGAAAGATCACAAAAATGATATCAAGGCACAAAACTTTTTCAAATAAAAGGTATAGATGATATTAATCAAGCTATTAGCGCTGATGATGTATTTTATACAAATAATAAAACTAATAAAACAATCACTTCAAGTAGAATGTATGCAAATATAGAAGGCAACAAATATACATTCAAATTTAGATTATATAATCACAAAGAAAAGAAAATTTCTAAAAATGTTTACTCATTTACAGTAGAAGCAAAATAA
- a CDS encoding ABC transporter permease subunit — translation MPNKFGLQVFSENLKNFFSFSYKSTLFGKNNEWLWKISFEYLWETVKYAMAGTFIGFVFANITAFGTSKRFTNKYWSFISRNFILFIRAIPELVFINYFINVYHSHATLTFIFLFFSWLWLHKYFSDILNNMDLTPYKIAIYHGLSPSRAFITQVWPRVINRFINLGFYSLESNIKWNTILSTLGIVGIGQLITHGTGANKRQWSELGIPVFVLLSFIILLEIFSFLIKKYFLEDTTKLLKDHKLTGNYKYKKLANHINYKFWIKIFAAVTISIFSIVIIALNNNEIKNVEYIKTFIKQLFNADFSVFNITSFNVADNPILMILQSLVYSLMFVLFSLILLLIILYFSNSKINKNYKYVSIRSLIAISRIIPIIIIFKIFSPIVKSDFTLLILISSIHASSSLIKQMSEASDNIDDYEIMNLKIKGYSNWYIYWKYILPTIKYDLITWTFLYFELAFRNSITYASLSSGSLTIGNKINEYMNLDKGKDISKAFAYIWISTITILIINYLSEVYTKKHIKDNDIYKHKTSNIFSRFYVNKYNYNENR, via the coding sequence ATGCCTAATAAGTTTGGTTTACAAGTCTTTTCGGAAAATTTAAAAAACTTTTTTTCATTTTCATATAAAAGCACTTTATTTGGAAAAAATAATGAATGATTATGAAAAATAAGTTTTGAATATTTATGAGAAACTGTTAAATATGCTATGGCTGGAACTTTTATTGGTTTTGTTTTTGCTAACATAACTGCTTTTGGTACTTCAAAAAGATTCACAAATAAGTATTGAAGTTTTATAAGTAGAAACTTTATTTTGTTTATTAGAGCAATACCAGAATTAGTTTTTATTAACTATTTTATCAATGTTTATCACAGTCATGCTACATTAACTTTTATATTTTTATTTTTTTCTTGGCTATGATTACATAAATATTTTTCTGATATTTTGAATAATATGGATTTAACGCCTTATAAAATAGCTATTTATCATGGGCTTTCACCTTCTAGAGCTTTTATTACTCAAGTTTGACCTAGAGTAATAAATAGATTTATTAACTTAGGTTTTTATTCATTGGAATCAAATATAAAATGAAATACAATTTTATCTACTTTAGGCATAGTTGGTATAGGACAATTGATAACTCATGGAACTGGTGCAAATAAGAGACAATGATCTGAATTAGGAATACCAGTTTTTGTGCTTTTGAGTTTTATAATTTTGCTTGAAATATTTTCATTTTTAATAAAAAAATATTTTCTAGAAGATACAACAAAGCTTTTGAAAGATCACAAGTTAACTGGTAATTATAAGTATAAAAAACTAGCTAATCACATTAACTATAAGTTTTGAATAAAAATTTTTGCAGCTGTGACTATTTCAATTTTTTCAATAGTTATAATTGCTTTAAATAATAATGAAATTAAAAATGTTGAATATATTAAAACATTTATAAAACAGCTATTTAATGCCGATTTTAGTGTATTTAATATTACTTCATTTAATGTTGCTGATAATCCTATATTAATGATTTTGCAATCCCTTGTTTATTCATTAATGTTTGTTTTATTTTCTTTAATTTTATTATTGATTATTCTTTATTTTAGTAATTCAAAAATAAATAAAAATTATAAATATGTATCAATTAGATCCTTAATAGCTATATCTAGAATAATTCCAATAATAATTATTTTTAAAATTTTTAGCCCAATTGTTAAATCAGATTTTACACTTCTTATCCTTATTTCTAGTATCCATGCATCTTCGTCACTAATTAAGCAAATGAGTGAAGCAAGTGATAATATTGATGATTATGAAATAATGAATTTAAAAATAAAAGGTTATAGTAATTGGTACATTTATTGAAAATATATTTTACCAACAATTAAATATGATCTTATTACTTGAACATTTTTATATTTTGAACTCGCTTTTAGGAATTCAATAACATATGCTTCTTTATCTTCCGGTTCATTAACAATTGGAAATAAAATAAATGAATATATGAATTTAGACAAGGGCAAGGATATTAGTAAAGCGTTTGCATATATATGAATTTCAACAATAACAATTTTAATTATTAATTACTTAAGCGAAGTTTATACAAAAAAACATATAAAAGATAATGATATTTACAAACATAAAACAAGTAATATTTTTAGCAGGTTTTATGTAAATAAGTATAACTATAATGAAAACCGATAG
- a CDS encoding ATP-binding cassette domain-containing protein, protein MKPVVNIKNVTIKYDETNENILDNVNCQINEGDFIAIVGKSGVGKTTLFRSLVKSLDIESGTIEIFGQNIYKISKKEWKSILGKIGFLTQKPLLIPTENVYSNITRSINKYKNWFYKLFYILTKKQKENIFKQLDNLGILRKCFTRVDELSGGEAQRVEIAKILVNNSKLILADEPTSSLDEQTSVEVFKLLKEISVNNNVTIIAIMHNLDLSLELFDKIIVVSNKKMQMYNKGKITKDEILKQIVLDA, encoded by the coding sequence ATGAAGCCAGTGGTAAATATAAAAAACGTAACAATAAAATATGATGAAACTAATGAAAATATTTTAGACAATGTTAATTGTCAAATAAATGAAGGCGATTTTATAGCAATTGTAGGTAAAAGTGGTGTTGGTAAAACTACTTTATTTAGATCATTAGTTAAATCGTTAGATATAGAATCAGGAACAATAGAAATATTTGGCCAAAATATTTATAAAATAAGCAAAAAAGAATGAAAAAGTATTTTGGGAAAAATAGGTTTTTTAACACAAAAACCCCTTTTAATTCCAACAGAAAATGTTTATTCAAATATTACACGTTCAATAAATAAATATAAGAATTGATTTTATAAACTTTTTTATATTTTGACCAAAAAGCAAAAAGAGAATATATTTAAACAACTTGATAATTTAGGAATTTTAAGAAAATGTTTTACTCGTGTTGATGAACTAAGTGGTGGGGAAGCTCAAAGAGTTGAAATTGCTAAAATATTAGTGAATAATTCAAAATTGATTCTTGCTGATGAACCAACAAGTAGTCTTGATGAACAAACTTCTGTTGAAGTATTTAAATTATTGAAAGAAATAAGTGTAAATAATAATGTAACAATAATTGCTATAATGCATAATTTAGATTTATCACTTGAATTATTTGACAAAATAATTGTTGTAAGTAACAAAAAAATGCAAATGTATAATAAAGGTAAAATCACTAAGGATGAAATATTAAAACAAATAGTTCTTGACGCGTAA
- the cypl gene encoding ABC transporter thiamine pyrophosphate-binding lipoprotein p37/Cypl, whose protein sequence is MFKIKKTRNFMFFGALTVAPILTSISCTNYSNEEWDDEIVIGYSSTNPNFFKNGTDKKFIKLLEEKFEQFRKNDPEANKFKPVKFKFADQGVKDKSIIISDLESNKNFDIAVVPYSTILDYLNGSYQEGHNFRPKKIAQSYTLGFVWQNNPTSFYIDGSKNDPLRLDAEAENNAQMVKYGEYKTWTNKKDEFDFDGSKYRIFYKKDKVIPIYRGAIIISGNDEVRKNIINAWENKNFDEFIKHGIVYKNHESGGKFKYQLALLARHFGKKIDDLKIIFSKNEHGYFVASKNLNWQLGKKNEFGKITNIIFTDEGEFNWTPKHEQWTNGHFTPSDPDAKVRVLTMTNPAPYDIMLGKTSLSSKQAELIAKAISSLSVEENLYGTYTGYNKFKPIDENLFVQMLKLQTAAVDRDTNLDETIWEKLKVN, encoded by the coding sequence ATGTTTAAAATTAAAAAAACGAGAAATTTTATGTTCTTTGGAGCCTTAACAGTTGCTCCAATATTAACATCTATTTCATGTACAAATTATTCAAATGAGGAATGAGATGATGAAATAGTAATAGGATACAGTTCAACAAATCCTAATTTTTTTAAAAATGGCACAGATAAAAAATTCATAAAGTTATTAGAAGAAAAGTTTGAGCAATTTAGAAAAAATGATCCAGAAGCTAATAAATTTAAGCCTGTCAAATTTAAGTTTGCAGATCAAGGAGTAAAAGATAAATCAATAATTATAAGTGATCTTGAGTCGAATAAAAATTTTGATATTGCAGTTGTTCCGTATTCAACTATTTTAGATTATTTAAATGGTTCATACCAAGAAGGACATAATTTTAGACCTAAAAAGATTGCTCAATCTTATACTTTAGGTTTTGTTTGACAAAATAATCCAACAAGCTTTTACATAGATGGATCAAAAAATGATCCTTTAAGACTTGATGCCGAAGCTGAGAATAATGCACAAATGGTGAAATATGGTGAGTATAAAACTTGAACTAATAAAAAAGATGAGTTTGATTTTGATGGTTCAAAATATAGAATTTTTTATAAAAAAGATAAAGTAATACCTATTTATCGTGGAGCAATAATAATTTCTGGAAATGATGAAGTTAGAAAAAATATAATTAATGCTTGAGAAAATAAAAATTTTGATGAATTTATTAAACACGGTATAGTTTATAAAAACCATGAATCTGGTGGAAAATTTAAATATCAATTAGCACTATTAGCTAGACATTTTGGAAAAAAAATTGATGATTTAAAAATAATTTTTAGTAAAAATGAACATGGATATTTTGTAGCATCAAAAAATTTAAATTGACAACTAGGCAAGAAAAATGAATTTGGAAAAATTACTAATATTATTTTTACTGATGAAGGCGAGTTTAATTGAACACCAAAACATGAACAATGAACAAATGGACATTTTACTCCAAGCGATCCAGATGCAAAAGTTAGGGTTTTAACTATGACAAATCCAGCTCCATATGATATTATGCTTGGAAAAACTTCTTTATCTAGCAAGCAAGCAGAATTAATTGCAAAAGCCATTAGTAGTTTAAGTGTAGAAGAAAATTTGTATGGAACTTATACAGGTTATAATAAGTTTAAACCAATTGATGAAAATTTATTTGTTCAAATGTTGAAGCTTCAAACTGCAGCAGTTGATAGAGACACAAATCTTGATGAAACTATTTGAGAAAAATTGAAAGTAAATTAA
- a CDS encoding MAG3090 family protein, which produces MKRLNCTYEVKKDKEFPWLLKHPKVKNGLAKFKNRNDALEWYMLLHFETAIWFQDDKRIFAGQLTIDSEDDKWYYYVKTASFDGDATYEGICSQLGINPFNFKRDPEYARKRGNEIVEGRDFILISDPYTYFPENLEITKRTQKDVIDVESIRLQFQKQYEILMNQMHENNKIADEELELLKAELAKKDIRFEELANKLELLKQSKPTLQGVEYVQFSELADNDTVGALALYIEKIKKIIEKINDNPSSVESVEKIKENIRNFESALIAKKSSIKDEKTQKIIEKLHNEFSVVLTELLEKIKINSELENSYQNQVFYTNENNKLVPVDWELSFVLVDLKHVGFVSYENYHYSIPYLAIRSKYSVTLVDNSDSTQTMFIPSVNVPMEEQKMEQHHEEEKEDVAEFSEIESHVVEEEKEEEKEDVAEFSEIESDVVEEEKEETLVEEPATTHNNELEANDEPAPIDYASGAAVVNNSMTEYNFDNENQEWTSENNEHIMSNNDIVSDASINDQNTLENQNISESSKEITERKSSVLYNIAITLLSVIIVAIIVIAGLAIADIASDSFNIFKGI; this is translated from the coding sequence ATGAAAAGATTAAATTGTACTTATGAAGTAAAAAAAGATAAAGAATTTCCTTGATTATTAAAGCACCCAAAAGTAAAAAATGGGCTTGCAAAATTTAAAAACAGAAATGATGCATTAGAATGATACATGTTATTACATTTTGAAACAGCAATTTGATTCCAAGATGATAAAAGAATTTTTGCAGGTCAATTAACTATTGATTCAGAAGATGATAAATGATACTACTATGTTAAAACAGCTAGTTTTGATGGTGATGCTACATATGAAGGTATTTGTAGTCAACTAGGAATAAATCCTTTTAACTTCAAACGTGATCCTGAATATGCTAGAAAAAGAGGAAATGAAATAGTTGAAGGCAGAGATTTTATTCTTATTTCAGATCCATACACATATTTCCCTGAAAATCTTGAAATAACAAAAAGAACACAAAAAGATGTAATTGATGTTGAATCTATTAGACTTCAATTCCAAAAACAATATGAAATTTTAATGAATCAAATGCATGAAAATAACAAAATAGCAGATGAAGAATTAGAATTATTGAAAGCTGAATTAGCTAAAAAAGACATTAGATTTGAAGAACTTGCAAATAAATTAGAATTACTTAAACAATCTAAACCAACACTACAAGGTGTAGAATATGTTCAATTTTCTGAACTTGCAGACAATGACACTGTTGGGGCATTAGCTTTATATATTGAAAAAATTAAGAAAATCATTGAAAAAATAAATGATAATCCATCTAGTGTTGAAAGTGTAGAAAAAATCAAAGAAAACATACGCAATTTTGAATCTGCATTAATTGCAAAAAAATCATCAATTAAAGATGAAAAAACTCAAAAAATTATTGAAAAACTTCATAATGAATTTTCAGTCGTTTTAACAGAACTACTTGAAAAAATAAAAATTAACAGCGAACTTGAAAATTCATATCAAAATCAAGTTTTTTATACGAACGAAAACAATAAATTAGTTCCTGTTGATTGAGAATTATCATTTGTTTTAGTCGATCTTAAACATGTAGGCTTTGTTTCTTACGAAAATTACCACTACTCAATTCCTTATCTTGCTATTAGATCTAAATATTCTGTAACTCTTGTAGATAATTCTGACAGTACTCAAACAATGTTCATCCCTAGTGTTAATGTGCCTATGGAAGAACAAAAAATGGAACAACATCATGAGGAAGAAAAAGAAGATGTTGCTGAATTTAGTGAAATTGAATCTCATGTTGTAGAAGAAGAAAAAGAGGAAGAAAAAGAAGATGTTGCTGAATTTAGTGAAATTGAATCTGATGTTGTAGAAGAAGAAAAAGAAGAAACTCTTGTTGAAGAACCAGCAACTACTCACAATAATGAATTAGAAGCTAATGATGAGCCAGCACCAATTGATTATGCTTCTGGGGCAGCTGTTGTTAACAATTCAATGACTGAATATAACTTTGATAATGAAAATCAAGAATGAACTTCAGAAAATAATGAACACATTATGTCTAATAATGATATTGTAAGTGATGCATCAATTAATGATCAAAATACTCTTGAAAACCAAAATATTTCAGAATCATCAAAAGAAATAACTGAAAGAAAATCAAGCGTTTTATACAATATAGCTATAACACTTTTATCAGTAATAATTGTTGCTATTATCGTTATAGCAGGTTTAGCAATAGCTGACATAGCATCAGATTCATTCAACATTTTTAAAGGAATCTAA
- a CDS encoding glycine--tRNA ligase, whose translation MHNKDKNMTTIINHLKNTGFVFQGSEIYGGLANTWDYGPLGSFLKENIKNEWKKWFILSQHNNFLIDSKILMNPQVWITSGHVSNFNDPLIENKTNGKRYRADKIIQEIDPNIIPEKMSFNEMQQFLIDNVKEYDGAKCNWSTIRKFNLMFETMQGVTEESKSSIYLRPETAQGIFVNFKNVLRVTRAKLPFGIGQIGKSFRNEVTPGNFIFRTREFEQMELELFCHPNQSNEIFDKYLDKCYKFAQNVGLSIDHMRIRAHDKEELSHYSSATSDIEYLFPFGWGELLGVANRGDYDLSSHMKATGESLEYFDPITNEKLIPHVIEPSIGLDRLMLAALIDAYDEEMVSENDTRVVLRLPNRIAPHKFAILPLVKKLNEKANEIYDQLLMLEISCTYDESGSIGKRYRRQDAIGTPYCITIDFETLEDNSVTIRDRDSMEQKRIKISELYSLAKELK comes from the coding sequence ATGCATAATAAAGATAAGAATATGACAACAATTATCAACCATCTCAAAAACACTGGTTTTGTTTTTCAAGGAAGCGAAATTTATGGTGGACTTGCAAACACATGAGATTATGGTCCTCTTGGTTCTTTTTTGAAAGAAAATATTAAAAATGAATGAAAAAAATGATTTATTTTGTCACAACACAATAATTTTTTAATTGATTCAAAAATTTTGATGAACCCACAAGTTTGAATAACTTCTGGACATGTGTCGAATTTTAATGATCCGCTAATTGAAAATAAAACAAATGGAAAAAGATATAGAGCTGACAAAATAATTCAAGAAATTGATCCTAACATTATCCCTGAAAAAATGTCTTTTAATGAAATGCAACAATTTTTAATTGATAATGTTAAAGAATATGATGGTGCAAAATGTAACTGAAGCACAATTAGAAAATTCAATTTAATGTTTGAAACAATGCAAGGAGTAACAGAAGAATCGAAAAGTTCTATTTACTTAAGACCAGAAACTGCTCAAGGAATTTTTGTTAACTTTAAAAATGTTTTAAGAGTTACTAGAGCAAAATTACCCTTTGGTATTGGTCAAATTGGCAAAAGTTTTCGTAATGAGGTTACCCCAGGAAATTTTATCTTTAGAACTAGAGAATTTGAACAAATGGAGCTCGAATTATTTTGTCACCCTAATCAAAGCAATGAAATTTTCGATAAATATTTAGATAAGTGCTATAAATTTGCTCAAAATGTAGGTCTTTCAATCGATCATATGCGTATAAGAGCACACGATAAAGAAGAGTTAAGTCATTATTCAAGTGCTACTAGTGATATTGAATACTTATTTCCTTTTGGTTGAGGAGAATTATTAGGTGTTGCAAATCGTGGTGATTATGATTTATCTTCTCATATGAAAGCAACTGGCGAAAGTTTAGAATACTTTGATCCAATCACAAATGAAAAACTTATTCCGCATGTTATAGAACCGTCAATAGGGTTAGATAGATTAATGCTAGCAGCTTTAATTGACGCTTATGATGAAGAAATGGTTTCTGAAAATGACACAAGAGTTGTTCTACGCTTACCTAATCGCATTGCTCCACATAAATTTGCAATCTTGCCATTAGTAAAAAAATTAAATGAAAAAGCAAATGAAATTTATGACCAATTATTAATGCTTGAAATTTCATGTACTTATGATGAATCTGGTTCCATAGGAAAAAGATATCGCCGTCAAGATGCCATTGGAACTCCATATTGTATAACTATTGATTTTGAAACACTTGAGGATAATTCAGTAACCATTAGAGATAGGGATTCAATGGAACAAAAAAGAATTAAAATATCTGAACTTTATTCATTAGCTAAAGAATTAAAATAA